A section of the Marinimicrobium koreense genome encodes:
- the htpX gene encoding protease HtpX — protein sequence MMRIGLFLLTNLAVLMVASVTLSLLGVDHYLQQNGNLDLQSLLIFCAIFGFAGSFISLFLSKFIAKKTTGTQIIETPRTADEQWLVSTVQQLAREAGIKTPEIGIFPAPQANAFATGWNRNASLVAVSQGLMQRFDRDEVRAVLAHEIGHVANGDMITLALIQGVVNTFVMFFARIIGHTVDRVIFKNERGHGIGFYVVTFITEIILAVLASMIVMAFSRYREYRADAAGAKLAGRGAMIRALQRLQAEVQAGVENPMPDSMKAFGISGGFKQNLGKLFASHPPLEERIAALQNAR from the coding sequence TTGATGCGCATTGGCTTGTTTTTATTAACCAACCTGGCCGTTCTGATGGTGGCCAGCGTCACCCTGTCTCTTTTGGGCGTGGACCACTACCTGCAACAAAACGGCAACCTCGATCTGCAGAGCCTGTTGATTTTTTGCGCGATTTTCGGCTTTGCCGGCTCGTTCATTTCCCTGTTTCTGTCCAAGTTTATTGCCAAGAAAACCACCGGCACCCAGATCATTGAAACGCCGCGCACGGCCGATGAACAGTGGCTGGTCAGTACCGTGCAACAACTGGCGCGGGAAGCGGGCATCAAGACGCCGGAAATCGGTATTTTCCCCGCGCCCCAGGCCAATGCGTTCGCCACCGGCTGGAATCGCAACGCGTCGCTGGTCGCCGTCAGTCAGGGCCTGATGCAGCGCTTTGATCGCGACGAGGTGCGCGCCGTGCTGGCCCACGAAATCGGTCACGTCGCCAACGGCGACATGATCACTTTGGCCCTGATTCAGGGCGTGGTGAACACCTTTGTGATGTTCTTCGCCCGGATTATTGGCCACACTGTCGACCGGGTGATTTTCAAGAACGAGCGCGGCCACGGCATCGGCTTCTATGTGGTGACCTTCATTACCGAAATTATTCTCGCCGTGCTCGCCTCGATGATCGTGATGGCCTTCTCCCGCTACCGGGAGTACCGGGCGGATGCCGCCGGCGCCAAGCTGGCCGGCCGCGGCGCCATGATCCGGGCGCTCCAGCGGCTGCAGGCCGAAGTGCAGGCCGGTGTGGAGAACCCCATGCCCGACAGTATGAAAGCCTTTGGCATCAGCGGTGGCTTCAAACAGAATCTGGGTAAACTGTTCGCCAGCCACCCGCCACTGGAAGAACGCATTGCGGCGCTGCAGAACGCCCGCTAA
- the ppa gene encoding inorganic diphosphatase, with protein MSFDKVASGKNLPDDINVIIEIPMNGEPIKYEVDKDSGAIFVDRLLGTSMHYPCNYGYVPHTLCGDGDPVDVLVVFPHALPAGSVIRCRPIGVLKMTDESGEDAKVLAVPIDKVTPIYSQVKEAQDLPELTLNQISHFFEHYKDLEKGKWVKIDGWANAEAARQEILDSVELYKKEG; from the coding sequence ATGAGCTTTGACAAGGTAGCTTCCGGCAAAAACCTGCCCGACGACATCAACGTCATCATCGAAATTCCGATGAACGGCGAGCCCATCAAGTACGAAGTGGATAAGGACAGCGGCGCGATTTTCGTGGACCGCCTGCTGGGCACCTCCATGCACTACCCCTGTAACTACGGCTACGTGCCCCACACCCTGTGCGGCGATGGCGATCCGGTGGATGTGCTGGTGGTATTCCCCCACGCCCTGCCCGCCGGCTCGGTCATTCGCTGCCGCCCGATTGGCGTGCTCAAAATGACCGACGAATCCGGGGAAGACGCGAAGGTCCTGGCCGTGCCGATCGACAAGGTCACGCCGATCTACAGCCAGGTGAAAGAAGCTCAGGATCTGCCCGAGCTGACCCTGAATCAGATCAGCCACTTCTTTGAGCATTACAAGGATCTGGAAAAAGGCAAGTGGGTCAAGATTGATGGCTGGGCCAACGCCGAAGCGGCTCGCCAGGAAATTCTGGACTCCGTGGAACTGTACAAGAAAGAGGGCTAA
- a CDS encoding MFS transporter yields the protein MSSPEASPQFSLLSQRRFLPLFLTQLGGAFNDNFYKSALLMLFTYGGIERWGLSIDVINNLVAATLIIPFLLFAPIAGQYADKFEKSRFIRGIKVAEIAIMSLGAVALWLNSAALLLLVLFLTGTQSACFSPLKYAILPQHLSAEALTGGNGLMHTGTSLAIFLGMIAGTLALSVAGGYWWVAAGALLVAWLGWRASLRIPPAPSADPELRLEANPYKQTLRTLACARENPMVFWCIIGNSWYWFLGSVYLTQLPNFTRSVLSGASLVVSLLLVLFLVGICIGALLCARLSRGHIEPALVPLGALLVLVFGVDLALAGQSFAAAHPAVEGALHPLASMAQWSRTWRVAVDVLMLGVAGGLYVVPLTALIQERSRPTHRAQVIAAGNVINALFMVAAALVGLGALGGLGLSIPQLFLTVAVLHVLLCIGVFLKQPEFLVRFRARFVPVRQ from the coding sequence GTGAGCTCGCCTGAAGCGTCCCCCCAGTTTTCGTTGCTCTCGCAACGGCGTTTCCTGCCGCTGTTTCTGACCCAGCTTGGCGGAGCCTTCAACGATAACTTTTACAAAAGCGCGCTGCTGATGCTGTTTACTTACGGCGGCATTGAGCGCTGGGGGCTGAGTATCGACGTCATCAATAATCTGGTGGCGGCGACCCTGATCATACCTTTCCTTTTGTTCGCCCCCATTGCCGGCCAGTACGCCGACAAATTCGAAAAGTCCCGTTTTATTCGCGGAATCAAAGTCGCCGAAATCGCGATCATGTCGCTGGGGGCGGTCGCGCTCTGGCTGAACAGTGCCGCGCTGTTATTGCTGGTCCTCTTTCTGACCGGGACCCAATCGGCTTGCTTCAGCCCGCTCAAATACGCGATCCTGCCTCAGCACCTGTCGGCGGAGGCGCTGACCGGAGGTAACGGCCTGATGCATACCGGCACGTCCCTCGCGATTTTTCTGGGCATGATTGCTGGCACCCTGGCCCTGAGTGTGGCCGGGGGCTACTGGTGGGTGGCGGCGGGCGCACTGTTGGTTGCCTGGTTGGGCTGGCGTGCCAGTCTGCGGATTCCGCCGGCGCCCTCGGCGGACCCGGAGTTACGCCTGGAGGCCAACCCTTACAAGCAGACGCTGCGAACGCTGGCCTGTGCGCGGGAGAACCCGATGGTGTTCTGGTGCATCATTGGCAATTCCTGGTACTGGTTTCTGGGCTCGGTGTATCTGACCCAACTGCCCAACTTTACCCGCAGTGTGCTCTCTGGCGCCTCGCTGGTGGTCAGCCTGCTGTTGGTGCTGTTTCTGGTGGGTATCTGTATTGGGGCCCTGCTGTGTGCCCGCTTGAGCCGCGGGCACATCGAACCGGCACTGGTGCCCTTGGGGGCGCTTCTGGTGTTGGTGTTCGGGGTGGATCTGGCCCTGGCCGGGCAGTCGTTCGCGGCGGCACATCCGGCGGTCGAGGGGGCCTTGCACCCCTTGGCATCCATGGCCCAGTGGTCCCGTACCTGGCGGGTGGCGGTGGATGTGTTGATGCTGGGGGTGGCCGGCGGTCTCTATGTGGTGCCGCTGACGGCCCTGATCCAGGAGCGCAGCCGACCGACGCACCGGGCGCAGGTGATTGCGGCCGGTAATGTGATCAACGCCCTGTTCATGGTGGCGGCGGCGCTGGTGGGGCTGGGCGCGCTGGGCGGCCTGGGGCTTTCCATTCCCCAGTTGTTTCTCACCGTGGCGGTGCTGCATGTCCTGCTGTGTATCGGGGTGTTTCTGAAGCAGCCTGAATTCCTGGTGCGGTTTCGCGCACGCTTTGTGCCTGTGCGACAATAG
- a CDS encoding efflux RND transporter permease subunit, with the protein MLKMLDALYRATVLRHPGIALAVVVLLAAVAAAGLPNLKLDASADSLTLENDRSIDYFREINQRYQSGDFLVVTYSPEAEMFSDESIDTLKALRDDLAEVGGVASINSILDVPLLYSPMRPLSEQQESTRTLLTDGVDREAAKEEFLTSPIYRDTLLSDDLETTAIQLNLEVNNRYLNLARKRDALRAKASKGELDEGEAQELEAVSEEFRAYRTELTERDHARVEEVRDILSRYEDRAELFLGGVSMITADMIAFIKSDLVVFGSAILVFIIAMLAIIFRQWRFVILPLSTCVLSVVLMLGWLSWIDWRMTVISSNFVALLLIMTLALTIHLIVRFRELHRQSPETSKDELVLTTVRFMARPCLYTALTTIVAFVSLVVSDIRPVIDFGWMMTIGLSVAFVLAFVVIPAGLMLWRKGEPKDKGDQSGAFTLIFSRFAERHGALVIFIALTAALVSAYGSTRLEVENRFIDYFHEDTEIYQGMSVIDKQLGGTINLDIILTKSPEEEAAGEDDPFAEPEQEADPFATPQSDDPFATEGDQGEASNDSVWFTRAGLEQVQSLHQYLESLPEIGKVNSLAIAYEVASDINGGRLNNFELGVMRNALPDNIKQVLIEPYLSDEHNEARISLRVQETSPELKRTELVEKIRTHAVQELGFEEDNIRFTGMLVLYNNMLQSLFSSQIVTLGAVFIGIMVMFLVLFHSLTIAIIAILPNMLAAGVVLGGMGLAGIPLDMMTITIAAITVGVGVDHAIHYLYRFRNEFSQRKNYVDSMHASHGSIGRAMYYTAVIIIVGFSILALSEFIPSIYFGLLTALAMFAAILGSLTLLPKLILMTRPFGKEEE; encoded by the coding sequence ATGCTGAAAATGCTTGATGCCCTGTATCGGGCAACGGTTCTGCGCCACCCCGGCATTGCACTGGCGGTCGTGGTTCTGCTTGCCGCGGTGGCGGCGGCCGGGCTGCCCAACCTTAAGCTGGATGCATCGGCAGATTCATTGACCCTCGAAAATGATCGGTCAATCGACTACTTCCGTGAGATCAACCAGCGGTACCAGAGTGGCGACTTCCTGGTGGTGACCTACAGCCCCGAAGCCGAGATGTTTTCCGACGAGTCCATCGATACGCTCAAGGCCCTGCGGGATGACCTGGCCGAGGTGGGCGGCGTGGCCAGTATCAACTCGATTCTGGATGTGCCCCTGCTCTACAGCCCGATGCGCCCGCTGTCCGAGCAGCAGGAGTCGACACGGACGCTGTTGACCGACGGTGTAGACCGGGAAGCGGCCAAAGAAGAGTTTCTGACCAGCCCCATCTACCGCGACACGCTGCTCAGTGACGACCTGGAAACCACGGCTATCCAGTTGAACCTCGAGGTAAACAATCGCTACCTCAACCTGGCTCGAAAACGCGATGCCCTGCGGGCGAAGGCTTCTAAGGGTGAACTCGATGAAGGGGAAGCTCAAGAGCTGGAGGCGGTGAGCGAGGAGTTTCGGGCCTATCGCACCGAGCTGACCGAGCGGGATCACGCCCGGGTGGAAGAGGTTCGGGATATTCTCAGTCGCTACGAAGACCGGGCCGAGTTGTTTCTGGGTGGCGTGAGCATGATCACGGCGGACATGATCGCCTTCATCAAGAGCGATCTGGTGGTGTTTGGCAGTGCCATTCTGGTGTTCATCATTGCCATGCTGGCCATCATCTTCCGGCAGTGGCGTTTTGTGATTCTGCCTCTGTCGACCTGTGTGCTCTCCGTGGTCTTGATGCTGGGTTGGCTCAGTTGGATCGATTGGCGCATGACCGTCATCTCTTCCAACTTTGTCGCCCTGCTGCTGATCATGACCCTGGCACTGACCATTCACCTGATTGTGCGTTTTCGCGAGCTCCACCGGCAGTCGCCCGAGACATCCAAAGACGAGCTGGTGCTCACCACCGTGCGCTTTATGGCACGGCCCTGTCTGTATACGGCCCTGACCACCATTGTGGCCTTCGTCTCTCTGGTGGTCAGCGATATTCGGCCGGTGATCGATTTCGGCTGGATGATGACCATCGGTCTGAGTGTGGCATTCGTGCTGGCGTTCGTGGTAATTCCGGCCGGACTGATGCTATGGCGTAAAGGGGAGCCCAAAGACAAGGGCGATCAGTCCGGGGCCTTCACTCTGATCTTCTCCCGGTTTGCCGAGCGCCACGGGGCGCTGGTGATTTTTATTGCCCTGACCGCCGCACTGGTCAGCGCCTATGGCAGCACACGCCTGGAGGTGGAAAACCGGTTTATCGATTACTTCCATGAAGATACCGAGATCTACCAGGGCATGTCGGTTATCGACAAGCAGCTGGGCGGTACCATCAATCTGGACATTATTCTTACCAAGAGTCCGGAGGAAGAAGCCGCTGGAGAGGACGATCCGTTCGCCGAACCGGAGCAGGAGGCCGACCCTTTTGCGACGCCGCAGAGCGACGACCCGTTTGCCACCGAAGGCGACCAGGGAGAGGCCAGCAACGACAGCGTCTGGTTTACCCGCGCCGGACTGGAGCAGGTTCAGTCGCTGCACCAGTACCTGGAATCGCTCCCGGAAATCGGCAAGGTGAATTCCCTGGCCATCGCCTATGAAGTGGCTTCCGATATCAACGGCGGGCGGCTCAATAATTTTGAGTTGGGGGTGATGCGCAATGCCCTGCCGGACAACATCAAACAGGTGCTGATTGAGCCTTACCTGTCGGATGAGCACAACGAGGCCCGTATTTCTCTGCGGGTCCAGGAAACCAGCCCGGAACTCAAACGCACCGAACTGGTGGAGAAAATTCGCACGCATGCGGTGCAGGAGCTGGGCTTTGAGGAAGACAATATCCGCTTTACCGGCATGCTGGTGTTGTATAACAACATGTTGCAGAGCCTGTTCAGCTCCCAGATTGTGACCCTGGGGGCGGTCTTCATAGGCATCATGGTGATGTTCCTGGTGCTGTTCCACTCGCTGACCATTGCCATCATCGCCATCCTGCCCAATATGTTGGCGGCGGGGGTGGTGCTTGGCGGCATGGGGCTGGCGGGTATACCGCTGGACATGATGACCATCACCATCGCTGCCATTACGGTGGGCGTCGGTGTCGACCATGCCATTCATTACCTGTACCGCTTCCGCAATGAGTTTTCGCAGCGGAAGAATTACGTGGACTCCATGCACGCTTCCCACGGATCCATCGGCCGCGCCATGTACTACACGGCGGTGATCATCATCGTCGGGTTTTCGATACTGGCGCTGTCGGAGTTTATTCCTTCCATCTATTTCGGGTTGCTGACCGCGCTGGCCATGTTTGCGGCCATTCTGGGATCGCTGACGCTGCTGCCCAAGTTGATCTTGATGACTCGCCCATTTGGTAAGGAAGAAGAGTAA
- a CDS encoding S1C family serine protease has translation MGTRTLLVVALLLLPWNPLQAQEFATDDERNTIEVFEYASPSVVYVTNQQVVRDPRSFDLLTVPRGAGTGFVWDERGYIVTNFHVIENARKVVITLQDQSIWPAEVVGLAPEKDLAVLKINAPDKKLQPLRRGDSSELMVGRKVLAIGNPFGLDATLTTGVVSALGREIEAPNQRKIRNVIQTDAAINPGNSGGPLLNSQAELIGVNTMIYSPSGASAGIGFAIPVNTLKDIVPQLIEHGRIVRPVIGIDIAPDQWARQSGVKGVAVLRVAPGSPADRAGLRGAQRSRWGTIILGDIITAIDQHPTRNYDELMTALEKYAPGDRVELVFARDGKTERRSLTLAAPDGL, from the coding sequence ATGGGAACTCGGACCCTGCTCGTCGTCGCCCTGTTGTTGCTGCCCTGGAACCCACTGCAGGCCCAGGAGTTCGCTACCGACGACGAGCGCAACACAATCGAAGTGTTCGAGTACGCCAGCCCCAGTGTCGTTTATGTGACCAACCAGCAGGTCGTGCGGGACCCGCGCTCCTTCGACCTGCTGACCGTACCCCGTGGCGCCGGCACCGGCTTTGTCTGGGATGAACGCGGCTATATCGTGACCAACTTCCACGTCATCGAGAACGCCCGCAAAGTTGTCATTACCCTGCAGGACCAGAGCATCTGGCCCGCCGAGGTCGTGGGCCTGGCACCCGAAAAAGACCTCGCCGTCCTGAAAATCAACGCCCCGGACAAAAAGCTCCAGCCCCTGCGTCGGGGCGACTCCAGCGAGCTCATGGTGGGGCGCAAGGTGCTCGCCATCGGCAACCCTTTTGGCCTGGACGCCACGCTGACCACCGGCGTGGTCAGCGCTCTGGGGCGGGAAATCGAAGCCCCCAACCAGCGCAAAATCCGCAACGTGATCCAGACCGATGCCGCCATCAACCCCGGCAACTCCGGCGGCCCGCTGCTGAACTCTCAGGCCGAACTGATCGGCGTCAACACCATGATTTACAGCCCGAGCGGCGCCAGCGCCGGCATCGGGTTCGCCATCCCGGTGAACACCCTGAAAGACATAGTGCCGCAACTGATTGAACACGGGCGGATTGTGCGACCGGTGATTGGCATCGATATCGCGCCCGACCAGTGGGCTCGGCAATCCGGCGTCAAAGGGGTGGCGGTGCTGCGGGTCGCACCGGGCTCTCCGGCCGACCGGGCGGGCTTGCGCGGAGCACAGCGCAGCCGCTGGGGCACCATTATCCTGGGCGACATAATCACCGCCATTGACCAACACCCCACCCGCAACTACGACGAGCTGATGACCGCACTGGAAAAATACGCGCCTGGCGACCGGGTGGAGTTGGTGTTTGCGCGCGACGGGAAAACCGAACGGCGCTCACTGACCCTCGCCGCTCCGGACGGGCTCTAA
- the sfsA gene encoding DNA/RNA nuclease SfsA — MNACYQEVKLSQLWQSGTLLRRYKRFMADVRLADGTEMTIHCPNTGSMRHCVVPDSPCWFSDSGNPKRKYRHTWEVATVPGGHLAGVNTGRANHLVEAALTAGRIKALAGYSTVRREVPYGQERSRIDFLLTEDGRAPCYVEVKSVTLMEQPGQGLFPDAVSERGRKHLRELASIAQQGDRAVLLFCVQHTGVEWVEPADAIDPAYGKALREAAAAGVEMLAYRADIRPDDAHIELVHPVPVRY; from the coding sequence ATGAATGCGTGCTATCAGGAGGTGAAATTGAGTCAGCTTTGGCAATCCGGGACGCTGTTGCGGCGCTACAAGCGCTTTATGGCTGATGTTCGTCTCGCCGATGGCACGGAAATGACCATTCATTGCCCCAATACCGGTTCCATGCGCCACTGTGTGGTGCCGGACTCACCCTGCTGGTTTTCGGATTCCGGCAACCCCAAGCGCAAATATCGCCATACCTGGGAAGTGGCCACGGTGCCTGGTGGGCACCTGGCCGGGGTCAATACCGGTCGGGCCAATCACCTGGTGGAGGCCGCGCTGACGGCGGGTCGGATTAAGGCGCTTGCCGGCTACTCGACGGTCCGCCGCGAGGTGCCCTACGGACAGGAGCGCTCGCGCATCGACTTTCTGCTCACGGAGGATGGCAGGGCTCCGTGCTATGTGGAGGTCAAAAGTGTGACGCTGATGGAGCAGCCGGGGCAGGGGCTGTTTCCCGACGCGGTCAGCGAGCGCGGGCGCAAGCACCTGCGGGAGCTGGCAAGCATTGCCCAGCAGGGCGACCGGGCGGTGCTGCTGTTCTGCGTCCAGCACACGGGCGTGGAGTGGGTGGAGCCGGCGGATGCCATCGATCCGGCGTACGGTAAGGCGCTGCGGGAGGCGGCCGCCGCTGGGGTCGAGATGCTGGCCTACCGGGCGGACATCCGACCGGATGACGCCCACATTGAGCTGGTCCACCCGGTGCCGGTTCGCTATTAG
- a CDS encoding cyclic nucleotide-binding domain-containing protein: MYLPHKQSDTITDCAAQLDEAGAELMASLSPCGAPVNHNTNHDLLAESDNQTVWLITDGEAYYRVGGKQVVRLSAGDLIGLPTLDCEQGVYGTTGPLTMEPYRLVDITGRHPTRFIRYLICANAFHRAALAQEIRAEFQPSAGFMHFHAGETIIQQGAEADRVYTLLEGEAHALRDGVKVGEIQADEIFGALAVFTRQKRMASVVAVSDCTVLAVRKEEFADLVELQPQICLGLVEELAAKINQLNGQLLASQAKG; encoded by the coding sequence ATGTATTTGCCCCATAAGCAGTCGGATACCATCACTGACTGCGCCGCCCAGCTCGATGAAGCCGGCGCGGAACTGATGGCCTCGCTGAGCCCGTGCGGTGCTCCGGTCAACCACAACACCAACCATGACCTGTTGGCCGAGAGCGACAATCAGACCGTGTGGCTGATCACTGACGGCGAGGCCTATTACCGGGTTGGTGGCAAACAGGTAGTGCGCTTGAGCGCCGGTGATCTCATCGGTCTGCCGACGCTGGATTGCGAACAGGGCGTCTACGGGACCACGGGCCCCCTGACCATGGAGCCCTACCGCCTCGTGGATATCACTGGACGCCACCCCACCCGCTTTATCCGCTACCTGATCTGTGCCAACGCCTTTCACCGGGCAGCCCTGGCCCAGGAAATCCGGGCGGAATTCCAGCCCTCGGCCGGCTTTATGCACTTCCACGCCGGAGAGACCATCATTCAGCAGGGCGCGGAGGCCGACCGGGTCTATACCCTGCTCGAAGGGGAAGCCCACGCGTTGCGCGATGGCGTGAAGGTCGGAGAGATTCAGGCGGACGAGATTTTCGGTGCGCTGGCGGTGTTCACCCGTCAGAAGCGCATGGCGTCTGTGGTGGCCGTGAGTGACTGCACGGTACTGGCCGTGCGCAAGGAGGAGTTCGCCGACCTGGTTGAGCTGCAACCCCAGATCTGCCTGGGCCTGGTGGAAGAGCTGGCGGCCAAGATCAATCAGCTCAACGGTCAACTGCTGGCCTCGCAAGCGAAAGGCTGA
- a CDS encoding FHA domain-containing protein translates to MLKLQFKDQRQPAFWVAEKLYSIGSDSNNHLVLPDDGIAPLQARLITTADKIFLKDNNSPSGCFVNGQRITQKEILPGDEIRLGPVAFDVLPPNDAPDPGNNPADPWRLVASGSWLAGQSYEIPPEGTVVLGRSNQCDIVIPGTHLSRRHVELRVQGGSLRVKDLGSVNGTYLNDRPVTDALAHGGDQLRLDVYTFKVVSPSGDRERTRLRATSTVNRPPEPRPKKPLDDKPRRWKTRPTSPGNRQEPTYQERRQELWLWLVVLAAAMLLIGGFYWV, encoded by the coding sequence ATGCTCAAGCTCCAGTTCAAGGATCAGCGACAACCCGCCTTCTGGGTGGCGGAAAAGCTGTACAGTATTGGAAGCGACAGCAACAACCACCTGGTCCTGCCGGATGATGGCATTGCCCCCCTTCAGGCCCGGCTCATCACCACCGCGGACAAAATCTTCCTCAAGGACAATAACAGCCCCAGCGGCTGCTTCGTCAACGGCCAGCGCATCACCCAGAAAGAGATTCTGCCCGGCGACGAGATCCGTCTGGGACCGGTCGCATTCGATGTTCTGCCCCCCAACGACGCGCCAGACCCCGGAAACAACCCCGCCGACCCCTGGCGTCTGGTCGCCAGCGGCAGTTGGTTGGCCGGACAGAGTTATGAGATCCCTCCTGAGGGTACGGTGGTGCTCGGACGCTCCAACCAGTGTGATATCGTCATCCCGGGCACCCACCTGTCCCGACGCCACGTCGAGCTCAGGGTTCAGGGCGGCAGCCTAAGGGTCAAGGACCTGGGATCGGTGAACGGCACCTACCTCAACGACCGCCCCGTCACCGACGCGCTGGCCCACGGCGGCGATCAACTGCGCCTCGATGTGTACACCTTCAAAGTGGTCAGCCCGTCCGGTGACCGGGAGCGCACCCGCCTGCGGGCCACCAGCACGGTCAACCGTCCCCCGGAGCCACGCCCGAAAAAGCCCCTGGACGACAAGCCCCGCCGCTGGAAAACCCGCCCCACCTCGCCGGGGAACCGGCAGGAGCCCACCTATCAGGAGCGCCGCCAGGAGCTGTGGCTCTGGCTGGTGGTTCTGGCGGCGGCCATGCTCCTGATTGGCGGTTTCTACTGGGTGTGA
- a CDS encoding TfoX/Sxy family protein, producing MTASHSELLQLKNLGMATVNILHAIGINSYAELREIGAVEAYRRIKARDINVSKVMLYALQGALMDVHWNDLSPDLKQQLVIEAEQDTLSEA from the coding sequence ATGACCGCCAGTCATAGTGAATTACTCCAGCTCAAAAACCTGGGGATGGCGACGGTAAACATTCTGCACGCCATTGGCATCAACAGCTATGCCGAGCTACGCGAAATCGGCGCCGTTGAAGCCTATCGTCGTATCAAAGCCCGCGACATCAATGTTTCCAAAGTGATGCTCTATGCGCTTCAGGGTGCACTGATGGATGTTCACTGGAACGACCTGTCGCCGGACCTGAAACAACAGTTGGTGATCGAGGCCGAACAGGATACGCTAAGCGAAGCCTGA
- the cysE gene encoding serine O-acetyltransferase, which yields MTPLTDELWHSIRREAQAASEEEPALASFYHATLLNHDSFASAMSFHLANKLDSQAVPAMMIREVFEAAMAESPEIESAMRADIYAHCERDPACEKYSTPFLFFKGFHALQSYRFAHHLWLKGRRGLALYLQNQISEAFGVDIHPGARIGSGIMIDHATGVVIGETAVIGNDVSMLHSVTLGGAGRLSGDRHPKVGRGVLISTGAKILGNIDIGDCAKIGAGSVVLHPVPPHTTVAGVPARVVGHPKGDVPARDMDQGLNGTDSD from the coding sequence TTGACCCCGCTTACCGATGAACTCTGGCACTCGATTCGGCGAGAAGCCCAGGCGGCTTCCGAGGAGGAGCCGGCGCTGGCGAGTTTTTATCACGCCACCCTGCTCAATCACGACAGTTTTGCCAGTGCCATGAGCTTCCATCTGGCCAATAAACTCGATAGCCAGGCGGTCCCGGCGATGATGATCCGGGAAGTGTTTGAAGCGGCGATGGCCGAATCGCCGGAGATCGAATCGGCCATGCGAGCTGATATTTACGCGCACTGTGAACGGGATCCGGCCTGCGAGAAATACTCCACGCCCTTTCTGTTCTTCAAAGGGTTTCATGCGCTGCAGTCCTACCGGTTTGCTCACCACCTCTGGCTGAAGGGACGGCGGGGCCTGGCGCTGTATCTACAGAATCAGATCTCTGAGGCGTTTGGCGTGGACATCCATCCGGGGGCCCGCATCGGCAGTGGCATCATGATTGATCACGCTACTGGGGTAGTGATTGGAGAGACGGCCGTCATTGGCAATGATGTCTCCATGTTGCACTCGGTCACCTTGGGCGGTGCCGGGCGGCTCAGTGGCGATCGGCACCCCAAAGTGGGGCGGGGTGTGCTTATCAGTACCGGTGCCAAAATTCTGGGAAATATCGATATCGGCGATTGTGCGAAGATCGGTGCCGGAAGTGTGGTACTTCATCCCGTGCCACCCCATACCACGGTCGCTGGCGTGCCGGCACGAGTAGTGGGTCACCCAAAAGGAGACGTGCCCGCCAGGGATATGGATCAGGGTTTGAATGGGACCGATTCAGACTGA
- a CDS encoding M15 family metallopeptidase encodes MIHRDLYHPLMRLAEAAEGAGFTLKLASGYRGFDRQCAIWNAKAGGARPVLDEQGAPLDTAALDELALVHAILRWSALPGSSRHHWGTDIDVYDAGGLAEGETVQLTRRESEPGGPFEAFHDWLDGYLTGPDNPGFYRPYDRDRGGVSPEPWHLSYAPLANRYARAMTPEVLANYLQTESFALKETVMAHLPELFQRYVTVPPGPEPSL; translated from the coding sequence TTGATTCATCGGGACCTCTACCACCCTCTCATGAGGTTGGCCGAGGCGGCCGAGGGAGCCGGGTTCACGCTGAAGTTGGCCAGCGGCTATCGTGGCTTTGATCGCCAGTGTGCCATCTGGAATGCCAAGGCCGGGGGCGCACGACCGGTGCTGGATGAGCAGGGAGCGCCGCTCGACACCGCTGCGCTGGATGAGTTGGCACTGGTCCATGCGATATTGCGCTGGTCGGCCTTGCCGGGGAGTTCGCGCCATCACTGGGGAACCGATATTGATGTGTATGATGCCGGTGGCCTGGCGGAGGGTGAAACCGTGCAACTGACCCGTCGGGAAAGCGAACCCGGAGGGCCATTCGAGGCCTTTCACGACTGGCTGGATGGGTACCTGACGGGCCCGGATAACCCCGGTTTTTACCGGCCCTACGATCGGGACCGCGGTGGCGTGTCGCCGGAGCCCTGGCACCTGAGTTATGCGCCCTTGGCGAACCGTTACGCCAGGGCGATGACGCCCGAGGTGTTGGCGAATTACTTGCAGACCGAATCGTTTGCGTTAAAGGAGACCGTGATGGCGCACCTGCCCGAACTGTTCCAGCGTTACGTGACCGTGCCCCCGGGGCCGGAGCCCTCCCTGTGA